A stretch of Mus caroli chromosome 5, CAROLI_EIJ_v1.1, whole genome shotgun sequence DNA encodes these proteins:
- the Bhlha15 gene encoding class A basic helix-loop-helix protein 15 has protein sequence MKTKNRPPRRRTPMQDAEATPGEQTPDRPQSGSGGSELTKGLRSRTARASGGRGEVSRRRQGSGGRRENSVQRRLESNERERQRMHKLNNAFQALREVIPHVRADKKLSKIETLTLAKNYIKSLTATILTMSSSRLPGLEAPGPAPGPKLYQHYHHQQQQQQQQQQQVAGAMLGVTEDQPQGHLQRYSTQIHSFREGS, from the coding sequence ATGAAGACCAAGAACCGGCCCCCTCGGCGCCGGACACCCATGCAGGACGCAGAAGCCACCCCAGGAGAGCAGACGCCTGACAGACCCCAGTCAGGCTCAGGGGGGTCAGAGTTGACAAAGGGTCTCCGGAGCAGGACAGCGCGTGCAAGCGGAGGTCGGGGAGAGGTCAGCCGCCGGCGACAGGGGTCTGGTGGCCGCAGGGAGAACAGTGTTCAGAGGCGGCTGGAGAGCAATGAGCGGGAGAGACAGCGGATGCATAAACTCAACAATGCCTTCCAGGCACTGCGCGAGGTCATCCCGCATGTGCGGGCTGACAAGAAGCTCTCCAAGATTGAGACCCTCACGCTGGCCAAGAACTATATCAAGTCGCTGACCGCCACTATACTTACTATGTCCAGCAGCCGCCTCCCGGGGCTGGAGGCACCAGGTCCTGCGCCAGGCCCTAAATTATACCAGCACtaccatcaccagcagcagcaacagcagcagcagcagcagcaggtagcTGGGGCCATGCTTGGTGTCACTGAGGACCAGCCCCAAGGCCACCTGCAACGCTACTCTACACAGATCCACAGCTTCAGAGAGGGGAGCTAG
- the Tecpr1 gene encoding tectonin beta-propeller repeat-containing protein 1: protein MPTSVLWAVDLLGRVYTLSTAGQYWELCKDVQLEFKRVSAATQCCWGIAGDNQVYLYVCSSDVPIRHREEAYENQRWNPMGGFCEKLLPSDRWPWSDVSGLQHRPLDGVALPSPHWEWESDWYVDENFGGEPTEKGGWTYAMDFPATYTRDKKWNSCVRRRKWIRYRRYKSRDSWAKIPSKDDPKELPDPFNDLSVGGWEITEEPVGRLSVWAVSLQGKVWYREDVSHPNPEGSSWSLVETPGEVVQISCGPHDLIWATLWEGQALVREGVCRNNPKGSYWSMVEPPGSENGIMHVSVGVSVVWAITKDRKVWFRRGVNSHNPCGTSWIEMVGEMTMVNVGLNDQVWGISCEDRAVYFRQGVTPSELSGKTWKAIIVGRESDRSHSGSSSSLLSAGCFFGDEVRGSGTESAPSDTDASLEVERQGPEQPLPKETLDNSTNLKGSLSKGHETSGNTDHSTENACLTEGKEKAPETSRSNECRGPASTPAELPWTNIDLKEPKKVSNQPAAGFPETAGLSSLGLFPLGMEEPYGADDHPLWAWVSGGACAVEAGSTLKWFTIQSGLSPSVQTLSLSITPAQTAAWRKQIFQQLTERTKRELESFRHYEQAVEQSVWVKTGALQWWCDWKPHKWVDVRVALEQFTGHDGARDSILFIYYVVHEEKKYLHVFLNEVTVLVPVLNEAKHSFALYTPERTRQRWPVRLAAATEQDMNDWLALLSLSCCESRKVHGRPSLQAIWSVTCKGDIFVSEPSPDLEARERLLPCDQMFWRQMGGHLRIIEANSRGVVWGIGYDHTAWVYTGGYGGGCFQGLASSTSNIYTQSDVKNVCIYENQRWNPVTGYTSRGLPTDRFMWSDVTGLQECTKASAKPPSLQWTWVSDWYVDFSVPGGTDQEGWQYASDFPASYHGYKTMKDFVRRRCWARKCKLVTSGPWLEVAPIALSDVSIIPESAHADGRGHNVALWAVSDKGDVLCRLGVSELNPAGSSWLHIGTDQPFASVSIGACYQVWAVARDGSAFYRGSVSPSQPAGDCWYHIPSPPKQKLTQVSVGQTSVYALDENGNLWYRAGITPSYPQGSSWEHVSNNVRKVSVGPLDQVWVIANKVQGSHGLSRGTVCRRMGVQPREPKGQGWDYGIGGGWDHISVRANATRVPRNMSRDREVRGPGPVCC from the exons ATGCCCACCTCCGTGCTGTGGGCGGTGGACCTCTTAGGGAGAGTGTATACCCTGTCCACGGCCGGTCAGTACTGGGAGCTTTGCAAGGATGTCCAACTGGAGTTCAAGCGGGTCAGTGCGGCCACCCAGTGCTGCTGGGGCATCGCCGGCGACAACCAGGTCTACTTGTACGTGTGCTCCAGTGATGTACCCATCCGCCACCGAGAGGAGGCCTATGAGAATCAG CGTTGGAACCCCATGGGAGGCTTCTGTGAGAAGCTTCTGCCGAGCGACCGCTGGCCATGGAGTGACGTGAGTGGGCTCCAGCATCGGCCGCTGGATGGGGTAGCTCTGCCTTCGCCACACTGGGAATGGGAGTCAGACTGGTACGTGGATGAGAATTTTGGAGGGGAGCCCACCGAGAAAGGG GGGTGGACATACGCTATGGACTTTCCTGCCACCTACACTAGAGACAAGAAATGGAATTCATGTGTGCGAAGGAGGAAGTGGATCCGGTATAGGCGATACAAATCCCGGGACTCCTGGGCCAAG ATCCCCTCAAAGGATGACCCCAAGGAACTCCCTGATCCCTTTAATGACCTGTCTGTGGGGGGCTGGGAGATCACAGAGGAACCAGTCGGCCGCCTGTCAGTGTGGGCTGTATCCCTGCAGGGAAAG GTGTGGTACCGAGAGGATGTCAGCCACCCCAACCCAGAAGGCTCCTCCTGGTCTCTCGTGGAAACCCCAGGAGAGGTGGTCCAGATCAGCTGTGGGCCCCACGACCTTATATGGGCCACCCTCTGGGAAGGGCAGGCTCTGGTCAGAGAAGGAGTCTGCAGGAACAACCCAAAAG GAAGTTACTGGTCCATGGTGGAGCCTCCTGGATCTGAAAACGGTATTATGCACGTCTCCGTGGGCGTCAGTGTGGTCTGGGCCATCACGAAGGACCGCAAA gtGTGGTTCCGGAGGGGTGTCAACTCTCACAACCCCTGTGGCACCAGCTGGATCGAGATGGTCGGAGAGATGACCATGGTGAACGTGGGGCTGAATGACCAG GTCTGGGGTATCAGCTGTGAGGACCGAGCCGTGTACTTCCGGCAGGGTGTTACTCCCAGCGAGCTCAGCGGGAAGACATGGAAGGCTATCATCGTGGGCCGAGAAAGTGACCGGTCGCACTCTGGCAGCTCGTCCAGTCTCCTCAG TGCTGGCTGCTTCTTCGGCGACGAGGTGAGGGGCAGTGGTACAGAGTCGGCACCCAGTGATACCGATGCCTCCTTGGAAGTTGAGAGACAGGGCCCCGAACAGCCTCTCCCCAAAGAAACTTTGGACAATTCTACAAACCTTAAAGGGAGCTTATCCAAGGGCCACGAGACCAGCGGGAACACTGATCACTCCACAGAGAACGCCTGCCTGACTGAAGGCAAAGAAAAGGCTCCTGAGACCTCTCGTTCTAATGAATGCCGCGGCCCTGCCTCCACGCCAGCTGAGCTGCCCTGGACCAACATTGACCTAAAGGAGCCCAAGAAGGTGTCTAACCAGCCAGCTGCTGGCTTTCCCGAGACGGCGGGCCTCTCCTCCCTGGGGCTCTTCCCGCTGGGCATGGAGGAGCCGTATGGGGCAGATGATCATCCTCTGTGGGCCTGGGTGTCTGGAGGCGCATGTGCAGTGGAGGCAGGCTCTACACTTAAGTGGTTCACCATCCAGTCAG GCCTGTCCCCTTCAGTGCAGACGCTGTCCCTGTCCATCACCCCTGCCCAGACGGCTGCCTGGAGGAAGCAGATCTTCCAGCAACTCACAGAAAGGACCAAGCGGGAGCTAGAGAGCTTCAGGCACTATGAGCAGGCTGTGGAGCAG TCAGTGTGGGTGAAGACGGGGGCCCTGCAGTGGTGGTGTGACTGGAAGCCCCACAAGTGGGTGGACGTCCGTGTGGCCCTGGAGCAGTTCACAGGGCACGACGGGGCTCGAGACAGCATCCTCTTCATCTATTATGTGGTCCATGAGGAGAAGAAG TACCTACACGTGTTCCTGAATGAGGTGACCGTGCTGGTCCCCGTGCTGAATGAGGCCAAGCACTCCTTTGCCCTCTACACCCCCGAGAGGACGAGACAGAGGTGGCCCGTACGCCTGGCTGCCGCCACAGAGCAAGACATGAATGACTGG CTTGCCCTGCTTAGCCTGTCCTGCTGCGAGAGCCGGAAGGTCCATGGACGCCCATCCCTGCAGGCCATCTGGTCTGTCACTTGCAAGGGTGACATCTTTGTGAGCGAGCCCAGCCCAGACCTGGAAGCCCGTGAGCGCCTGCTGCCCTGCGACCAGAT GTTTTGGCGACAGATGGGAGGCCACTTGCGGATCATAGAGGCCAACAGCCGAGGCGTGGTATGGGGCATTGGCTATGATCACACGGCCTGGGTGTACACCGGTGGCTATGGCGGCGGTTGCTTCCAAG GCCTGGCCAGCAGCACCAGCAACATTTATACACAGTCAGATGTGAAGAATGTCTGCATCTATGAGAACCAGCGTTGGAACCCTGTCACGGGCTATACGAGCAG GGGTCTACCCACTGACCGGTTCATGTGGAGTGATGTCACGGGACTACAAGAATGTACCAAGGCCAGCGCAAAACCCCCATCGCTGCAGTGGACTTGG GTCTCTGACTGGTATGTGGACTTCAGTGTCCCCGGAGGCACCGATCAGGAAGGATGGCAGTATGCCAGCGATTTCCCCGC CTCTTACCATGGGTACAAAACCATGAAGGATTTTGTCAGGAGAAGGTGCTGGGCCAG AAAATGCAAGCTGGTGACCAGTGGGCCGTGGCTGGAGGTGGCCCCCATCGCCCTCAGCGACGTGTCCATCATCCCAGAGAGTGCACATGCTGACGGGAGAGGGCACAATGTTGCACTATGGGCCGTCAGTGACAAGGGGGACGTCCTGTGCCGCCTGGGTGTGTCTGAACTCAACCCCGCG GGCTCTTCCTGGCTGCATATTGGCACTGACCAGCCCTTCGCCTCTGTCTCCATCGGAGCCTGCTATCAGGTGTGGGCTGTGGCCAGGGACGGCTCTGCATTCTACCGGGGCTCCGTGTCTCCCTCCCAGCCAGCTG GTGACTGCTGGTAccacatcccctcccctcccaagcAGAAGCTGACACAGGTGTCTGTGGGCCAGACATCCGTTTATGCCTTGGACGAAAATG GGAACCTGTGGTACCGAGCAGGGATCACCCCCAGCTACCCGCAGGGCTCCAGCTGGGAGCATGTATCCAACAATGTACGCAAAGTGTCCGTGGGACCCCTGGACCAG GTCTGGGTGATTGCCAACAAAGTCCAGGGGAGCCATGGCCTGAGCCGGGGGACGGTGTGTCGTCGCATGGGTGTCCAGCCTCGGGAGCCCAAGGGACAGGGCTGGGACTATGGCATTGGC GGAGGCTGGGACCACATCTCTGTCCGGGCCAACGCCACCAGGGTCCCAAGGAACATGTCCAGGGATCGGGAGGTCCGTGGTCCAGGTCCTGTTTGCTGCTGA